From Oncorhynchus mykiss isolate Arlee chromosome 6, USDA_OmykA_1.1, whole genome shotgun sequence, the proteins below share one genomic window:
- the LOC118965054 gene encoding histidine-rich protein PFHRP-II-like — MYPSHHSASLSHRLQYKESHHSASLSHRLQYIESHHSASLSHRLQYIESHHSASLSHRLQYKESHHSASLSHRLQYIESHHSASLSHRLQYIESHHSATLSHRLQYIESHHSATLSHRLQYKESHHSASLSHRLQYIESHHSATLSHRLQYIESHHSASLSHRLQYIESHHSASLSHRLQYIESHHSATLSHRLQYIESHHSASLSHRLQYIESHHSASLSHRLQYIESHHSASLSHRLQYIESHHSASLSHRLQYIEPEGCCSLFCLQWSWTRKYRQDIVLFHEFTHILPSVLHSSRCSLKKTI, encoded by the exons ATGTATCCC TCCCATCACTCAGCCTCCCTGTCccatagactacagtataaagagtcccatcactcagcctccctgtcccatagactacagtatatagagtccCATCATTCAGCCTCCCTGTcccatagactacagtatatagagtcccatcactcagcctccctgtcccatagactacagtataaagaGTCCCATCATTCAGCCTCCCTGTcccatagactacagtatatagagtccCATCATTCAGCCTCCCTGTcccatagactacagtatatagagtccCATCACTCAGCTACCCTGTcccatagactacagtat atagagtccCATCATTCAGCTACCCTGTCccatagactacagtataaagagtcccatcactcagcctccctgtcccatagactacagtatatagagtccCATCACTCAGCTACCCTGTcccatagactacagtatatagagtcccatcactcagcctccctgtcccatagactacagtatatagagtcccatcactcagcctctctgtcccatagactacagtatatagagtccCATCACTCAGCTACCCTGTcccatagactacagtat atagagtcccatcactcagcctccctgtcccatagactacagtatatagagtcc CATCACTCAGCCTCCCTGTcccatagactacagtatatagagtcc CATCACTCAGCCTCCCTGTcccatagactacagtatatagagtcccatcactcagcctccctgtcccatagactacagtatatagagccAGAAGGCTGCTGTtctttgttctgtcttcagtggAGTTGGACTAGGAAGTACAGACAGGACATTGTTTTATTTCATGAATTCACACACAtccttccctctgtccttcaTTCCTCAAGGTGTTCACTGAAGAAAACTATATGA